TCTGAGAAGGCGAATCGCAAGACCGAGGACGTAAGAAAGCGCCGCGATGCAGGCGAAGATCAAGACGCCGACGGGATAACCCCAGTGCAAAAACCAGTAAAAATCGTTCGTGGCGGGTCCGTGCCCCATTCCGTTCACGGCGATATTCACGATATATCCGACGCCGTACAGGACGGGCGGGATCATAACGAAAAAGTTTTCTTTCCAAGAAAAATCCGTCTCCGAAAGCAAGATTGCTTCGAGAACGGCGACGATCGGGACCAGCAAATGGAAGAACAGGTTCGCGTTTTTGTACATCCCGAGCAATCCGTACAGCGGAGCGAAAAAGGTCAAAACGACGGAAAACGTTATAAAGACCGCGACCGCGGCGACGTACTTCAACGTTTCAAGCCAACGATACGTCTTCCCTTTCGTCACGAGATAGACGACGCCCCAAAGGATCGAGACCAGTCCCTCGAACAAGTTGGACAAGACCGTAAAGAATTTCAGATTTTCGAATCCCGTCACGGCAAGAATCTCTCCGCACGTAAGAAAAGTAAGTACCCATCCGATAAAGACGAGTATCGCCGTCAAAATGTTCGCGCTGAATCTGATCCTCTTTTTCATATTTATTTAATAATAAACAGTTCTTAATAAAATGTCAATAGTCCTTTCCCTTGAACGCCGCCCGAAATTTGCCGAAGATCACGTCCAAAGCTCGGTTATAAACATCGCGCTCGCGTCCTTCGCGGGCGAAAACCCGCAAGCCTCGTAAAACGCTTTTTCGGCGTCGTACGCGACGACGACGATCCTGAGGTAATCCGCGTATTTTTCTTTTACGAGATCGACGAGTTTCTTTCCGATCCCCTTCCCCTGATAATCGGGTCGAACGAGCAAATAATGGACGTAGGCGTTCATGATCCCGTCGTCCATAACGCAGATCATTCCGACGAGCTTCTCCCCGTCCCACGCGGAAAACACCGACTTGAAGTTTTTCATCGCGACGACGAGCTTTTCGGGGAAATGCCCGCTCGACCATTCGACGGATAAGAAAAGATCCGCAAGTTCCTCTTTCGTAAATTCTTTTTTCTCGGAATACGTCGTCAAATGTCTTTCTCCTTTTTTTCAAAGATACGCGCTTTTCCTTTTGGCGTCAAACGATTTCGCGATCGCGCGGCAGCTTTACGGTCGGATGAAGCGCGTTGATCCGCGCATAACAGGGGCAGCTTTCGCCGTGATCGTTGATGACGCCGCAGGCTTGCAGGTGCGAATAGATCGTGATCGCGCCGACGTATTTGAACCCGCGCTTTTTAAGATCCGCGCTGATCCGCTCGGAAAGCCCGTTCGAGACGGGGATCTTCCCGCCCTCTTTTTCGTGTCCTTCGTAAAGGATCGTTTTTTCGCCCGAAAACGCCCAAAGATACGAGCAAAAACTCCCGAACTCTTCGCGGATCTTCAAGAAACATTTCGCGTTCCCGACGATCGCCGCGATTTTTCGGGGCGCTTTGAGCATATTCTCCGTTTGAAGGACGCGCGCCTCGTCTTCTTCGGTAAACCGCGCGATCTTCTCGAAATCGAAATCGCAAAAACAAACGCGAAACACCGCGCGCTTTTTCAGCATCAAGCTCCACGATAACCCGCATTGCAGGCATTCGAGCGAGAGATGCTCGAACATCACTTTATCGTCGAAGACGGGGACGCCCCACTCTTCGTCGTGATAGGTTTTCAAATCGGCGCTTCCGTTCGCCCAATCGCAGTAACCCACTTTATTTCTCCCTTTCTTTTTCGCCGCCCGATCGAACGCGCTTTCGCGCGACGAGTCCGAACGAAAGATAGAAAAGCGTCGTCAACGCCCAAAAGATCAAAACAAAGAAATTGACCTCTTCTTTCCATTTCAAAAAGACGACCGCGCCCGAAAGAATGAATAACACAAGCGCGTACCCCGGGCGGAAAGAATCGCTTCCCGTTTTCATAAAGTCGCCGAGCATCAGGAAAAAGCAAGGGACGAGCGCAAACACCGCCGCGAACTCGACCGCGAAAAAGACCGAGCGAAGCGGCTCCCGCATAAAGGACAAATAGCAAACGGGGATCGCCATCGCGAAAAGAGTCAAGTAGACGACGGACGCGATCGCGAGAAACCTGTCCTTTCCTTCGAGACAGACCTCGACCGAACGGACGATCATCGAAGCGATCAAAAAACCGTACGCGACGAACTGTACGGGGGCAAGCGTAAATCCCGTGTGCATCATTCCGCCGAAAAGAAGCGCCGCGCTCGCGACGAGAAGTCCTTTCGATCTCGTTTCGAACGGGAAAACGACCCCTCGGATCATCGCTCTCCCCGTTTCGATCGCGGGCGAAACGAACAGCGCGACGCCGAAGAGAAGGCTCGCCGCCGTAACGGAATAGGCAATATAGTTAAAGACGTTTCCGGACGAGAGCGCATAATCGCCGCCCGAGCGAACGCTGAGAATGAGCGCCGCGAGCCTTTCGCCGATCAAGATCAAAAAATACAGATAAAAACCGACGATTTCCGCTCGGTTCAAAAACAGTTTCCTTTTATCGTTCATTGCAGCACATCCTTTTTTTCGACAGGCGGCGTCACGCCGCGGGATTTTTGGTCTTTTTGTCGAGTTTCGAATATTCCTTATCCAAATAAAGTTTATAGTCCGCTCGTTGCATACATTTTTGAATGGAATCGCCGTCTCCCAAGAATTCGTCGTATCCGACGCCGACGGAAAGCTCGTACTTCGTCTTTCCCTGTTTGGAATTCACGCGAAGTTCTTGACGGATCTTTTCGATCAATTCCACGACTTCTTTTTCCTCTTTCGGATGATAGAGGATCACGAACTCGTCGCCGCCGTATCTTGCGAGGAACGATGTCGTCGAGTTTGCGTTGACCACGTTTTTCAGCGAACTCGCAATGATCTTCAATGCTTTATCGCCTTCCGCGTGACCGAACGTGTCGTTGATCATTTTGAAATTATTTGCGTCGATCATAACGACGAATGTTTTCTTGTTTTCGCGATTGATATTGGAGTCCTGCGCGACGTAGCGCATCAACTGCCCCCTGTTATTCAGCCCGGTCAAAGGATCGATCGAGATCTGTTTTTCCATCGACTGGATGTAAAAGATCATCATAATGATCGTGCTGACGAAACAATATACCGGCGTTCTCGGCAAAAAGAATATTTGAAACAAACCTCCCATAACGATCAAAACGGGAAGAAACCCAATATACAAATGCTTCTTCCTTTCGAGTTTGTTTCTTTCGCCGATTGCGCAACGCAAAGCATAGAACAAAACGGCGACGATATAGATCCCCGGCACAATCGATAAAAAGATCGTATATCCGAACTTAACTTCGTTGGTCGAACTAATCAAAGTCGTCGGCGCGACGAAATAGAGAATAATCATAACGATCGTCGAGATAATAAACGGAAACGCGACTGCGAATTTATTGATCAGGCGATCTCTGTGAGGCGAGTTCTCGACTGCCATAACGTAGCGAAGCCACATATACACTATGAAGACATTATCAAGGTAAATAATAAAGTTCATTATAACGACGGAAACGCGCGTTCGCGGAATCACGCCGTCCACAACAGCCGACCAAATGCAATCGAAAAAGAAATACATCATAAACGCGATCAGCGCGTGATCGAATTTTATCTGCTTTTCCTGTCTGTCCACGTTAAACAAGTCGCGAGCGAGCATAATTCCGAACAGAATCATACAAACCACGTTCGACTCGATATAATAAATCAAATAGTCCGACATTCGATTTCTCCTTTTTCTCTTTCGCTTAGGCTTTCTTTTCTCCTCGCTTCTTTTGCGGGGGGTACTTCTTTCGCCACCGCTTCGATCAGTCGAAGCGTCAGCGCGTCTTCCGCGTCCGCCGCGATCATTTCCTTCGCGCCCTCGTAGGGAAGCTCCCATTGCAGCTCTCTTCCTTCCTCCGAAAGGATCGCAAGCGCGCCTTTCGCGGGCTTTAACAAAAGCCTGTTATCATAGATCCCGCCGACGACCTTCCCTTGATAATAGAGGACGAATTCCCCCATCATCGGCCGATAGGTCACGTCGGACGAACGCAGACTTTCAATTACGAATTCCAAATACTCTTTATCGGACGCCATTTTCAAACCGCTCCTTTGTCAAATAACAGTAATGCTCCGTCCGGTTTTCACCGAACGGGACGCAGGTCTTATCTTCTTCCGTATGGTGAAAACAAAACCCGCATTTTTCGGCTGCACGCCGCGAACGCTCGTTCCCGTCGTAAAACCCGCACCAAACGGCGGTCACGCCGAGATCTTCGAATGCGTGGCGAAGCAGCGCGCGCGTTGCTTCGGGGATCAATCCTTTTCCCCAAAAAGGGACGCCGATCCAATATCCGATCTCCCTTTCGGAAGACGCGATCTTCGTATGCGCCGCGGTCGGCGCGATCAAGCCGATGCTACCGATCGCCTTTCCCGTCTCTTTCAGACAAACCGCATAGGTTTCTTCGGCGCTGAACACGTTTCGAATGACCCACAAACTGTCCGCGACGCTTTTGTGCGGTTTCCACCCGGCGATCGGACCGACGGCGGGGTCTTTCGCATATTCGTATAAACTCTCCGCATCCGTTTCTTCCCACGGACGAAGGATCAATCGCTCGGTTTGCAGCACGGTTTTTCCTCGATAGCAAGTATTTTCGCGACGAAACGCGAATAAATATAATTTATATTATATCACATCTCGCGCAAACGTTTTCACCTCTTGACGAAATCGTCGGTTTTATGAGGGATCCGAAAGAGGCGTTTTTCTTTACTCCTCCGCTTCGAGAAGGAAGCTGACGGGACGAAACCCGTCGTTACAGGAGATCATCGCGGAACGTTTGTTTTTCATCCAACCGTCGTAAAAATCTTCCGCGCCGCAAGCGAGCGCGAAGACGAAAGGCGAGACGGAATCCCACGCGCTGTCGCAAAATCCCTCGGGCTTCTTTCCCTCTTCCGAGAGAAAGACCGCGCCTTCCTTCATATCGCAGGCGTGTTCGATCGGGTTTTCATACTGCTCGATCAGATCCTTATAACACGCGATCCTTTTCACCGTGATCCTGACTTTTTTCATTTTCCCTCTCTTTCGAATCGGTCGCTTGACGCGCCGTTTCCCTTTATCTGTATCGCCGATGCGTCTCGTAATAGAAGTGCTTATCGGCGAACATCCTTTCATCCGCGAGATGCATCGCCGTCGGAACGTCGATCTTTTCTCCGACGATCGCGACGCCGACCGCGAAATGCAGGTGCTCCGCCTTATCGGCTTCCGCATACAATTGCTTTACGCGCGCTTCGGATTCTTCTTTTTTCATTCCCGGCGCCAAGATCACGAATTCGTCGCCGCCCACGCGGAAAACGCTCGCTTCGGGGAACGTTTTGCAAAGGATCGACGCCGCGGTTTGCAAGAGCCGATCTCCCGCCTTATGCCCCATCGTGTCGTTGACCCATTTCAAGCCGTTCAGATCAGCGAAGACCACCGAACAGGGTTCGGTCAATTTCGTTTTCCCGGAATCGATGTCGCTCAATAATTCGTTCATCGAATTGCGGTTTTTTACTCCCGTCAGCATATCCGTCGAACTCATCAATTCCAGCTTTTGCAAAAGCAGGTAATTGGAGATCTCGGAAGCGATAAAAAACGTCGCAAGTTCGAGCGTTTCTTTGATCATGACGGTGTTTTCGATATTAAAGTTCGTCGCCCAAATATAACCGAGCGTTTCGTTGTTATAGTCAAGCGGGAACAGGACGATGCTTTTGATCCCCGACGCGACCAAAGACGCGCGCCAGATCGGGTTGACCGATCCGAGCCAGTTCATATCCTGCCGGTCTTTTACGATGACGCAGGTGCTGTCTCCGATCGTTTCTTTCCAAGTCTTGACCATTTCGAACGTTCTATCGTTCATATAGTGCTTGAAAGAGATTAACTTGCTCCCCGGTTTTACGGCGTCGTAAAGAAGATCGCATTTTTCGGTCTGCTCGTCGGCAAGTAAGACGCCGCAATCATCCGAATCGCAGATTTTGCGGATATCTTCGACGACCTCGTAAAACTTGCTCTTATCGTTTCCGGATTCCCTGAGCCTGATGCAGGTTCGCAAGACCGCGGAAGCAGTGTCGGCGGAAAGGCTCGTCCGTTGCTCGGAATCCTCGTACGGCGTAACCTCGTAAGAATACGCGCAATAGCCGACGTTTTCCACGTCCGATTTCAGCGGAAGCAAGATCATATTCAGCCAAAGATTCATTTGCGGAAGCCTGACGTACGAATGCAGGTTTTGCCCTCGGATCGCCGCGCGATAACAGTAATCTTCGAAGTTTTTATTCGTCGGAAAATAGTTTTCATAGGGCGAATTCGGAAGAAAGGGATGCCCCATCGTAAGGAGCATATCGTCGTAATGCGCCTTATTTCCGTCCACGATGCGGATATTCCCGTAATCGCCGTTCGGGAAAACTTCCACCGACATAATACACGTCTTGTTTTCGTATGCGGAAAGCACTGCGCTGAAATCCATGTTTTTCTCCTTTTCTTCGGGTTTCTTATCGAACCGCTTTTCCAAATATATTTTTATTATAAATATTTAGATGTGACAAAACTGTTACAAATCCTCGAAGGGAAGGAAAAAAGTTCATTACAATGATAACTCCGTAGATCCTAATTCGCCTCTTTCCGTTATTACGTTCTGCAATCCGCTATTTCAACAAATTTTGCAAAAAAGCAATAATCCTTTCTTTCTCATTGCTTTCATTTGTTTTCAACCGCAGTAACGGTATTCCCGCTTTTTCCAAAATGCAATCTTTCTTTGCGTCTCTCTCCGTTTGCGCCTTTTGCTGTTCGTGGAAAGAAACGCCATCGACCTCTATTACGCCCAAAGGCTTCTTGCTCATTTTATTATAAATTAAAAAATCAGCATGACTGTTGGGGTTGTTTAAGAATCTATTCTCTTCAGCAGATAACACCGAATGATCCAATTTGACAAATTCTTTAAGCGACACATGCATTGCATATCTTAGGTTATTGAAGCCTGAGGCTATTATTTCCCCGATCAAAACTTTTGTAATGTTTTCCGTGTCATAATCTTTAGAAGGATATTTCTTTTTAAACCGAGCTAACGCTTCTTGGTATTCTTCATATAAAAGATCATAGACAGAGCGAACCGTTCCTTCTTCCACATGACCGAAATCTCCATGATAAGATATATAACCGACCAGATCCGAGAGAACTCCGGTTTTTGATTTTGCAGCTTTATCGGAAGTAACGAGAATAAAGCGATCCGTTGCCCTTGATACTGCGACATTTATTAAGTTTTCATTGTTCACAAAATCATTCGTATCATTTACAACGCTTGAAAAAATTATCGTCTTCTTTTCTCGCCCTTGGAATTTATGAATCGTACTTGCATCCACCTTGTCTCCCAGTTGCGCTTGAATCAATTCTGCCTGATATGCATACGGCGTAATTACGCCGATATCCGATAAATCCGTTTCCTCAACGATCTTTTTTATTTCGTCGATCTCTCTCTGATTATAAAGCCCTGACCCATAAGGATTCTTTCTGGCAAAATTACCCTGAACGGTTTTTACTACCGTCATAGTCTTTGGATCAGCACTTTTTTCTTTATAAACGATCAATTCGTTGTTATAAAACTCTTCGTTACAAAAGTTAATAATATTCGGATCGCATCTATAGTGTTCTTTCAATAATTGTTTGGGAATTCGATTACCATAGAGCGAAAGGAAACTGCTCATAATGTTATTCCCATAATAGCTATACGCTTGTTTCACATTATATTTCCGAAGCAAATCGCTATTGCGCTCCTTAAAACTCTCGTCATCAATTTGCGGCAACTGTTTTGTATCTCCGACAACTACAATGTTCTTAGCCATTTGCATAGACAATAAAGCGCTTGCCATATTGACCTGTGAAGACTCATCGACTATAAGATAATCAAACAAATAACCTTTTTGGCTACATTTTGCCAGCGAATAAGTCGAACTCAAAACCACAGGATAATCGCTTAGGAAATCATTGAATAACTTTTTGTAGTTATTCTCCTCATAGACCCGGTTTTGCCTTTTCATATAGAGTCTCACTAATTTGTTTGTAAAAAAAACCTGTGATAAGGAAATCAACTCTTTTACTCTTTCTGAAACAGATTGATTTTCCAGTTTTCTATTTAATACTTTGATACGATTGCTCAATTTATTATTTTTGGATATATAATACAAATATTCAAGAATCTGCAATACGTCCGAAGATTTCGTCACAAGCATTCTTTTTGTTATACCCAACCTGATTGCAACAAGCATTCTTTTCAAAAAGCCTATCTTCTTCTTTTCTTTCAGTTTTACAATCAAGTCCATTATAAACTCAGGACTTATCGCTTTTTTTCTGTAATACTTTTGAAATTTTGATATATCTTTGTCTTGCAAAAAATGTTTTAATTCAAGTATTGTAGCGTTTTGTTTTTCTATCTCTTTTTTTATTTCATTTTCTATCTCGCAATACAACGGCAAATCATTGAACAGCTCTCTTAATCTCCATTCATCCACTTGCTTTTCTTCCAATTTCGGCACATCGCTTTTATATTCACAAAAGAATTTGGTTACGTTTTCAGCATTTCCAAGCGGCGCCGCAATAAAAGAATACCCGTACTTCTCCAGTTTTTCATATACATTGTTTGTTGCGGAATTATTATTCGATACTACAGCCACACTCTTCCCTCTGATGACTGCATTACTGATAATATTTAGTATTGTTTGAGTTTTTCCCGTCCCGGGCGGACCCTCAATAATAGCCATTCTGTTTTCAAACACTCTTTTCAAGGCTTCCATCTGACTTTCATTTAAGCCAAATGGACAAATCATTGGAATTCTTTCAGTCTGCTCGATTCTCCCCAATGCTCCTTGTAAATACAATGCTAAAACGCTGTTTTCATTCACATAACTAAGATTTTCGAATTGTGAAACCAAAAAGACATCTTCTTCGCTTTTACAAGTTTCTTTCACGACATCCCGATAATATGAAATTATTTTTGATGCAGAAATATCTTTTTTTAGGAAATCCTTAACAACCTCAATTTCCTCTTTCCACGCTATACTTGTAAACCCCGAGCTATAGAATATTTTGTAAATCTTGTCATTAAATAGAATCAGTTTGGTGACGTTCGTGCATGGCGAATGCTTAAATATAATATTTGCAAATTCAACATTTTTCGGAGAATCAAATACCCTCATTTTCCGAAATGAAACATAAACAGGATGATTAGACCCTGAAAAAACAACCCGCCATGCTTTTTCATCCCGCTCATACCAATAAACATTATCCGTAGCATCAAACCAAGAATCCTTCTTAGTTGAATAAAAATAAATAAGTACTTGATTCGGATTCATACAATCAACTTTAGATTATTGTTCTTTCACACGAGATAATAGTACTACCGTTTCGATATGCGGCGTTTGCGGAAACATATCGAACAATTTGACAGAAGAGAGTTCATAGCCGCCTCGAAGGAGCCGCGCGACGTCGCGCGTCAGGGTCGCGGGAGAACAAGAGACGTAGACGATGGATTTCGGCGGATTGGAAAGAACGGTTTTGACGACGCTTTCATCCAGCCCCGCTCTCGGAGGATCGACGACGAGCGCATAGTCCTCTTTACCCTCGACGACCTCGGGAAGCCGATCCTCGACTTCGCCGCAAAGGTGCTTAACGGTTTCGTCGACGCCGAAGCGCGCCGCATTGCGCGCGGCGTTCAACGTCGCGTCTTTGATGACTTCGATCCCGACGACTTCTGCCGCTTTCTTCGCGAGAAGCGCGCTCATAATGCCCGTTCCGGAATACGCGTCCACGACGAACGATCCTTCGGGGATCGCGCGCGCGGCTTCCGAATAGATTTTTTCCGCCAAGGAGAAATTGACCTGCAAAAACGAGAGCGGCGACACTTCCCATTCTCCGCCGCAAAGGCTTGTCTCGATCTCGGCGGGCCCCGCGATCTTTCGGATGAAAGGCGACAGGATCACGTTATTCCGAGCGGTGTTTTTGCAGACGAAGACGCTCGTTTTCCCGTCCGTCGCGGCGCAAACGGCGTCGGCGAATTCCCGCTCTTTCGGGAGCTTTTCCCCGTTCAGGACGACGGTTACGCTAAACGAAAAACCTTCCGCGGAAGGAAGCCTCCGCGCGACAAGGTGGCGAAGCAAGCCTTTCCCCGTCTTTTCGTCGTAGACCGAAAGACCGTTCTTTCTCGCGAAGCCGACGACCGCGGCGATGAGCGGCTCGACCCATGCGCCGTGAAGCGGGCAACGCTCAACCGCGAGGACTTTATGCGTCCCCCTCTTATAAAACCCGAGAACGGGCTTTCCCGCCTCTTCGCCGAACGGAAGAGCGATCTTATTACGATAAAAAAGAGGTTCGCTTTTCTCGATCGGGAGATCGGAAAGTTCGACGCCCGCATTCTTTTTGAAGAGATGCAGGACGTTTTGTTTTTTGATTTCGAGTTGCTTTTCGTAAGAAACGTGTTGAAGCGCGCACCCGCCGCATTTCCCGAAAAGGGGGCAAACGGGAGCGACCCTTTCGGGCGACGCTTCGAGCATTTTGATGATATGCGCGAAGACGACCGTCCCTTTTACGCGATCGACCGCCGCTTTGATCTTCTCTTTCGGAAGAGCGAAGGGAACGAAAAAAGTATAGCCGCCCGCGTGAGCGACGCCCTCTCCTTCCATTCCGAAGGATTCGATTTCAAGTTCGACGACGTCTTTCGCTTTCATCTATAAAAGGGGGCGCGCTGATTCAGCACGCCCGCAAATCTTCGTTATTTTACCAAAACTTTTTTCAAGTGCGCGAATCTCGGAAGCCCGTCTTCGAGCGGAGCCTTGGAATCGCCTTGAATTAAAGGAAGCGCGTAATCGACGTAATCTTGCGTCAAGCCCTTTCCTGCGGGAAGGATCCAGCTTTCGGGGATCTTCTTCTCAGTGTTCGCCGCGAGAGCGACGTCCATCAATTCGGGGGTGCAAACGTAGTCCTTGCCCGGCTTTCTGATGAGGCAGACCATCTTATCCGTCACGCCTTCGACCGCGGCTTGAACCGCTTTCGATCCGCAGGCGAACGCTTCTTCGACGTCCACTTTGCTCGCGAGGTGCGCGGCGCAGCGTTGGAGCAAGCTGAATTCAATCGCGCGGGTCTTTACGCCGAGCTTTTCCTTGACGAGACCGGCGAGCATCGCGCCTACGCCGCCGAGTTGCGCGTGACC
This genomic window from Clostridia bacterium contains:
- a CDS encoding GNAT family N-acetyltransferase encodes the protein MKNFKSVFSAWDGEKLVGMICVMDDGIMNAYVHYLLVRPDYQGKGIGKKLVDLVKEKYADYLRIVVVAYDAEKAFYEACGFSPAKDASAMFITELWT
- a CDS encoding DNA-3-methyladenine glycosylase I, encoding MGYCDWANGSADLKTYHDEEWGVPVFDDKVMFEHLSLECLQCGLSWSLMLKKRAVFRVCFCDFDFEKIARFTEEDEARVLQTENMLKAPRKIAAIVGNAKCFLKIREEFGSFCSYLWAFSGEKTILYEGHEKEGGKIPVSNGLSERISADLKKRGFKYVGAITIYSHLQACGVINDHGESCPCYARINALHPTVKLPRDREIV
- a CDS encoding GGDEF domain-containing protein; this translates as MSDYLIYYIESNVVCMILFGIMLARDLFNVDRQEKQIKFDHALIAFMMYFFFDCIWSAVVDGVIPRTRVSVVIMNFIIYLDNVFIVYMWLRYVMAVENSPHRDRLINKFAVAFPFIISTIVMIILYFVAPTTLISSTNEVKFGYTIFLSIVPGIYIVAVLFYALRCAIGERNKLERKKHLYIGFLPVLIVMGGLFQIFFLPRTPVYCFVSTIIMMIFYIQSMEKQISIDPLTGLNNRGQLMRYVAQDSNINRENKKTFVVMIDANNFKMINDTFGHAEGDKALKIIASSLKNVVNANSTTSFLARYGGDEFVILYHPKEEKEVVELIEKIRQELRVNSKQGKTKYELSVGVGYDEFLGDGDSIQKCMQRADYKLYLDKEYSKLDKKTKNPAA
- a CDS encoding GNAT family N-acetyltransferase encodes the protein MQTERLILRPWEETDAESLYEYAKDPAVGPIAGWKPHKSVADSLWVIRNVFSAEETYAVCLKETGKAIGSIGLIAPTAAHTKIASSEREIGYWIGVPFWGKGLIPEATRALLRHAFEDLGVTAVWCGFYDGNERSRRAAEKCGFCFHHTEEDKTCVPFGENRTEHYCYLTKERFENGVR
- a CDS encoding TIGR04076 family protein, translating into MKKVRITVKRIACYKDLIEQYENPIEHACDMKEGAVFLSEEGKKPEGFCDSAWDSVSPFVFALACGAEDFYDGWMKNKRSAMISCNDGFRPVSFLLEAEE
- a CDS encoding GGDEF domain-containing protein, yielding MDFSAVLSAYENKTCIMSVEVFPNGDYGNIRIVDGNKAHYDDMLLTMGHPFLPNSPYENYFPTNKNFEDYCYRAAIRGQNLHSYVRLPQMNLWLNMILLPLKSDVENVGYCAYSYEVTPYEDSEQRTSLSADTASAVLRTCIRLRESGNDKSKFYEVVEDIRKICDSDDCGVLLADEQTEKCDLLYDAVKPGSKLISFKHYMNDRTFEMVKTWKETIGDSTCVIVKDRQDMNWLGSVNPIWRASLVASGIKSIVLFPLDYNNETLGYIWATNFNIENTVMIKETLELATFFIASEISNYLLLQKLELMSSTDMLTGVKNRNSMNELLSDIDSGKTKLTEPCSVVFADLNGLKWVNDTMGHKAGDRLLQTAASILCKTFPEASVFRVGGDEFVILAPGMKKEESEARVKQLYAEADKAEHLHFAVGVAIVGEKIDVPTAMHLADERMFADKHFYYETHRRYR
- a CDS encoding DUF2726 domain-containing protein; this translates as MNPNQVLIYFYSTKKDSWFDATDNVYWYERDEKAWRVVFSGSNHPVYVSFRKMRVFDSPKNVEFANIIFKHSPCTNVTKLILFNDKIYKIFYSSGFTSIAWKEEIEVVKDFLKKDISASKIISYYRDVVKETCKSEEDVFLVSQFENLSYVNENSVLALYLQGALGRIEQTERIPMICPFGLNESQMEALKRVFENRMAIIEGPPGTGKTQTILNIISNAVIRGKSVAVVSNNNSATNNVYEKLEKYGYSFIAAPLGNAENVTKFFCEYKSDVPKLEEKQVDEWRLRELFNDLPLYCEIENEIKKEIEKQNATILELKHFLQDKDISKFQKYYRKKAISPEFIMDLIVKLKEKKKIGFLKRMLVAIRLGITKRMLVTKSSDVLQILEYLYYISKNNKLSNRIKVLNRKLENQSVSERVKELISLSQVFFTNKLVRLYMKRQNRVYEENNYKKLFNDFLSDYPVVLSSTYSLAKCSQKGYLFDYLIVDESSQVNMASALLSMQMAKNIVVVGDTKQLPQIDDESFKERNSDLLRKYNVKQAYSYYGNNIMSSFLSLYGNRIPKQLLKEHYRCDPNIINFCNEEFYNNELIVYKEKSADPKTMTVVKTVQGNFARKNPYGSGLYNQREIDEIKKIVEETDLSDIGVITPYAYQAELIQAQLGDKVDASTIHKFQGREKKTIIFSSVVNDTNDFVNNENLINVAVSRATDRFILVTSDKAAKSKTGVLSDLVGYISYHGDFGHVEEGTVRSVYDLLYEEYQEALARFKKKYPSKDYDTENITKVLIGEIIASGFNNLRYAMHVSLKEFVKLDHSVLSAEENRFLNNPNSHADFLIYNKMSKKPLGVIEVDGVSFHEQQKAQTERDAKKDCILEKAGIPLLRLKTNESNEKERIIAFLQNLLK
- the rlmD gene encoding 23S rRNA (uracil(1939)-C(5))-methyltransferase RlmD, which codes for MKAKDVVELEIESFGMEGEGVAHAGGYTFFVPFALPKEKIKAAVDRVKGTVVFAHIIKMLEASPERVAPVCPLFGKCGGCALQHVSYEKQLEIKKQNVLHLFKKNAGVELSDLPIEKSEPLFYRNKIALPFGEEAGKPVLGFYKRGTHKVLAVERCPLHGAWVEPLIAAVVGFARKNGLSVYDEKTGKGLLRHLVARRLPSAEGFSFSVTVVLNGEKLPKEREFADAVCAATDGKTSVFVCKNTARNNVILSPFIRKIAGPAEIETSLCGGEWEVSPLSFLQVNFSLAEKIYSEAARAIPEGSFVVDAYSGTGIMSALLAKKAAEVVGIEVIKDATLNAARNAARFGVDETVKHLCGEVEDRLPEVVEGKEDYALVVDPPRAGLDESVVKTVLSNPPKSIVYVSCSPATLTRDVARLLRGGYELSSVKLFDMFPQTPHIETVVLLSRVKEQ